The window tttatttaatacatCAAAACTGAAATCTGTAGACTATAACGTCAACTTTAAGGTTGCTTTTTATTGTTCCAGTCTGAAGATAACCACTGACACGCAGCCTGTTTATGCTGATATTCTGCAGCCGACTACATCGTGATGCAGTTTGGTCGTGTGGCAGAAGACGTCTTCACCATGGACTTTAACTACCCGATGTGTGCCCTGCAAGCCTTCGCCATCGCGCTGTCCAGCTTCGACAGCAAGCTAGCCTGCGAGTGAACCCAGCCGGAGGTTGGGACGCTCCGTTTGTCCTGGGAACAAGGGCTTCCGACGGACCTCCGGGGCAGGTTCAGCATCACCGGATCACCTTGGAAGTCCCGCGAAACTCTTATGGGCctcaacgtgtgtgtgtgtgtgtgtgtgcgtgtgggtgtgtgtgtgtgtgtcagtgccgGGAAAGCACACTGAGTCCAACACTTGGAAAGtcaaacacgtttttttttataaacctttttattttgtacCGTAACAACAAACACTTCTTTTCTGTCGTATTGGAGACGtttaacatttttctttacGTGTTAAAATAACTAAAACATCTGCTTCTGAAAGTCGACCGGAGTTTAACCCACAACACGGATCCACGTCAGAGTTCCTCCAGCATGACACCCGCTCGTGTACCTACAGTAGCTATATAGCCTTGCACGTCACAATGTATTTATTatgttatttatgtatttattacCTATTTTTCCCTCTGTTGCCACTGACAGTAAATCCAGCAGTGCTGACCCACGCCGAGCACATCGTTTACCTGGAGCAGAGATCGGCCACTTCAGTAAATATCACCTCCCATCACGTATGTGAATGTGTAGGATGGTGGGACACTTTACGCTGAGATCTGCGGTGGTTGAATCGTGTCTGCGCGTCCTTTACGGTGCCTTTGAAGACTGACTCTGGTGTCCAGGCTttagctgcaggaggagctcggTTTCCACCGGCTCCTGTCATTTTTCTGTCACCGCCAAGTCAAAATTCTTATATTTTTTCAAATTGATGCTCAGATGAAATGTGAAATTCGTTGATCTTGAAGGTTTTCCTCGTCATCAGCAACCGTGACATCCCATAAAAGGACCAAAGGGGCTAAAACTGGTTTGAGTGACAGTTAAATTTGACTTAATGgcggaaaaaaagaacaacaaacagCTCATTTCTTTCCCAGACGACTATAAAGTAAAAACACCACATTTTCTTTGCGCAGTCACTAAAGTAGCAACGGCAGCCACGGCTCAACGTTGCGCCCGTCTTCTGATGTTTGTCCCCTAATCTCATTAATCAGTATTAATCCATTTTCTCTCACTTTCGCTTCACTTTATTGGAATTTTCTCATCTGACCACCCGTAGGTTCATGTTCATGTGCTGCtcatgtttttaatgaaagtaTTACTCTTCTCTTGCTTATTGGGTGATatctgaaatattaaaaaaaaagaaatattttgtattttatggcttgtgaaaagggaaaaaagagaaaaggcaaagaaCAATCTGATACTTTATCCATGTGCTATTCTTGTACTCAATTATCTTCTATTTTCGATTTCTATTGTGAATGGTTGATGCTCTTGCTGTCTGCTGTTCATACGTGTGTCTGGGACCTTACAGCTTCTTTCACCTTCTCTTTTTAGTACTCTTGTTGTAATGTATAGTAAATGGTGTAAAGTTTACTGTGATGGTCTAAACTTTTGATCattaaaaaaggggaaaaaaaactttgcATTCCTCATCCTCAAAAAtatcttcttctctgtccataaaagctgttttgtaGTTCCCCAAAACTGCTTAAATAAAGTGCAGACTGACCCCAGTTttaaaggtgaggaggaggatatTTATTGAGATTTATTGACCATATTTTCTCAGGCTTGCATACACCAAATGTAATAAATCTCAGGGGTCTTGGAGAGATCTTGTGACACTTATGATTAAAGGTTCAGGGTCTTGGATGTGACTTTATACATAAAATAATAAGACAGACCAGAAAATGTACTTCGGCCCTGCTGCCCTAAAACAGCATAGACAGATTTTTATGTGGACTCCACAGAATTCGTCACCTACCTGAAGAAAGAGCCTCGGTCAgttttgttaaaaatgtttccccCACTCCTGATGCTACCAATACTTTGTGTGTTTCCTAAAACACCTGAAAATGGCCCCCTTTTCCAGGGGGTGACGGGGTCTCTGTGCTTGTGGTGCCACCCCCTCCTGTGACCACCAGGGGGACCCATCGAGCATTTAAAAGAACAATTTAGTGAGCATGTTTGTAAATGTCTAGAACCTTTACAGAGACAGCACATTCACTCACGCCGGAGCCAAAAACCAACCCTAGACCAGGGTGAAATCATTTATACACAACAGCTTCagttggaatgttcttagttcAGGGGTAGGATCTTTTCTTTAGGTCTCTCTCCTGTTTCGCATCCTCAGCCCACTTGCCTGCACCCCCCTGGGCACCTCAGTATGAACATCTGGCCCTCCACCTCCGTCCTCAGAGGTGAGTATGGACTCTTGGACAGCCCGCTCCGCTTCCTCCTCCGGGTTCAGACAACCGTCCCCACTGAACTGGAGACTCTCTGCCTCTATCACCGGGTCATCTTCATCAGTTTCCTCTtccccctcgtcctcctcatctccatcaccttcctGGTCTTCCTCCTGGTATGTCTCCTCTTTGGGGTAGTGAAACACGTCTGTGTGCTCGCTGAAGCTTATTTGTTTCTTCCCGCCATTGAAACCCTGGAGCTCGTTGCTAATCTCCAGACCCAgtcgctcctctctctccatctgggCCGAACTCACACTGAGCAGGTGCCTCTTCTCTgcttcagcttcctcctcctcttcctcctctatgTCTTCCTCTGtttcgtcctcctcttcctctttatcctcctcgtcctcctcttcttcgtcCACCTCTCTCACAATGGAGAGTTTCCTCGCCATGGCCTGCTCCTCCACTTGCTCCATCCTCTCTGCCAGTGCCTCAGCAGACAGCTGCTGGGATGGTTCAAGCAGCATAAAGGTTGGAATTCTGGGCCTGGGATagtcttcatcatcaccccGATATTCATCATCATCGTTATACACTGGGTAGGTCTCCTCTGGGTAGCCTTCAAAGGAAATCAAGCATAAACGCAGCATTCCAAATGAATGGAGTTTGGATGTCCCCATTTTGTTGAATACCTTCCCAGTCTGCACCATAGGGGACCaactctgcctccatctctggAGAAGCATCCTCCAACCGCCCATCTTGCATCAGTTGAGTGAATTGTCGAAGTTGGAAGAGCAATTTTTCTTCGTTCTTGGAGGGCGTCCCTTTACTCTTCCTTCGTCtaccgctagagggcgacacaaaCGTGTTGTCATGGGATCAGAATGATGTATTTTAATTAAGTTTTGATTTTACCTTCTGGAACTTTGTTTTTTAGAGACAATCCTCTCCATCACTgtctctgcctgctgcagcctctcctgcAGTCTGATCAGCTCACAGTTGATGACTATTGGATTCAAAAGCATCTCAGCAAACATTATAGCACATCTACCTTATGCTAGGGGCATAGCTGACATATGTTACTTAAAAAGAAGTCTTTAAATGACAGATACTtactcttcttctgctccatgCTTGAGTCTGGTATCGCACTGTTCCCTGATTTAACAGTCTTTCCGTTGCATGTAAGCTGTAAATATAAAATGCTTATGGCATGGATAAATATATCACACAGTACTCAAAGTAGGTCAGTGGGAAACAAAGACCCTGCATCTGTGTGTATTAATATGAGAAATGTTTTGTGTCAatcactgaaaataaatgttcagTGTAGTGGATGTCCATGTATATTGTCTGTTTAATATTTAAGAGTTACCTTGTAGATAATGTAAAAGATGTAAAGAAAAATCCCAAAGCCATATAGTGGTATGACTTGAGCCATTAGGTTGTGCTTCCTTCGGGGCTGGCTGCCTTGTATTTTAAGCATGACCTCTGCCCcatgagtgatggaggagggatggtcCACCCCCCACTGGTCTTGGTCCTCATGATGCATTTGATACTGGTGCATCACAGTTGGATAAAATCCGGGTCCAACTGGAGAACACAGAAATCCCACATTTAACCATTCCCTGTCTTTAACGCCCCCAACAACATTTTTTCCTAttataaaataatgaaaacaatTTCCTGTGAATGAAAACTTATAGAATTAATACCAATATCAAAATAATGTTCGCCTTCAGATATAGACATGAAAGCGCTCGTTTATTGCTTCGCGTTTGCTTAAGTTTATGCTCCTTTTGGTACCTGCGGGTCTGGTTTCCGGTTTTCCAGATCCTAAAAAGTGACGTAGCCAGGTTGCAGACAGTGCAACGCTCTGATTGGTCATCGGATTGACGTCACAAGTAAGTCACGTGAGCGACGGGTCATCCCGCCATTTTTAAACATTGGTGTTTAGGATTTAATTtcgctaaataaataataaagactAGAAATAAGGCGTTTCTGAGCTGTGTAGCAGATGACAGAAGTTGTTAGTTATAGATTAAATGTTAGTTATGGTTAAGAGGTTGGTTGGTTTGTTGCAGTCACGTTAGGTGTGCGTAGTTAAACTGTCTTTCCGGCGATGTCTTGCTACACTTTGGATTTTGCACAGTGTAATTTGGATTTTGACTCcgaatgaaatgaaaaatgtgtcGTGAGTTCCGTATTTTCTGTTAAGCCAACGGCGGAAAACAAACGTATGTCAGAAATAAACAACGAAACATTCTTCtggatattttaaaataaacaaagacGAGGGTTATAATCTAAGTGCGGAGTTCATTTTGAAGCATTAGGGCAGCTACAGCATTAAGaggttttttctgtttctggttGTAGAACTATATCTGTGTCTACGTCACGGCAGTTTCAGGCAGCGACACCGCTTATTGTTATAGCGCGTGGGCGGTTCCCATGGTAATTATAAACCAATCACAGGCTGGAATCTGTGATTGACAGGGATTATGACCAATAATAATCATCTGCTCGCTTTCAAAGTTATCGCTTTTCAACCCCCGCATGAATTGGTCCATTTTGGAATAAAACTATTAATTGACATTCAGAACAGTGGCGATTCGTATCTTATTTAATGTACAACAATGTGCAGGTTTACAAAACTAAATTATTTAGCGGGACAAAAAAGtttgctctgcttttgctcttcGTATGGTGGAAacgtaaaataaatgaatagagatAAATGCAgaattaaaatgcacattttcaaaAGTCTACATAGGAATATGTGATGTTCATGGTGTCAGAGCAACAAGCTcatccacaacacacacatggacagaTAGACATGGAGATGGttggtgatggatgatgatgataaagatgatgtggtgatgatctGATAAGCCGACTTACCCCCAGGCTGCCCCACTTCCCTTTTTCCAGCAGGTAAAAGTATCCTTGGCAGGAAGAGTGAAACACAGAGAACAGAACATGATATCAGAGTCACCTTCTGGCAAGTCGTTATGGGCATTTTTAACGGAGAAAATCGGCAGCTGTGCGTTTATTTCGGTTGAAGAGCAAAGCTGGTGCCCACAGATGCCATCTCTCATCTGGATGACGTCTCTGCTCAGATTACATCAGATTAGAACAGCTGCTTTCGAGCACTGCCTGGAAAAATTAGATTTTTGAtagattttcatttaaaaaaatgaaagccTCAGCCAACCCTGTGCACTTTGCTACTGTGGTATAATGATAAAGGTGCCaactcttttattttctttaaggATGTTGTTAATGTAAGGTGTGTGGGGTCTT is drawn from Takifugu flavidus isolate HTHZ2018 chromosome 2, ASM371156v2, whole genome shotgun sequence and contains these coding sequences:
- the ric3a gene encoding protein RIC-3; this translates as MPITTCQKVTLISCSVLCVSLFLPRILLPAGKREVGQPGVGPGFYPTVMHQYQMHHEDQDQWGVDHPSSITHGAEVMLKIQGSQPRRKHNLMAQVIPLYGFGIFLYIFYIIYKLTCNGKTVKSGNSAIPDSSMEQKKIINCELIRLQERLQQAETVMERIVSKKQSSRSGRRRKSKGTPSKNEEKLLFQLRQFTQLMQDGRLEDASPEMEAELVPYGADWEGYPEETYPVYNDDDEYRGDDEDYPRPRIPTFMLLEPSQQLSAEALAERMEQVEEQAMARKLSIVREVDEEEEDEEDKEEEEDETEEDIEEEEEEEAEAEKRHLLSVSSAQMEREERLGLEISNELQGFNGGKKQISFSEHTDVFHYPKEETYQEEDQEGDGDEEDEGEEETDEDDPVIEAESLQFSGDGCLNPEEEAERAVQESILTSEDGGGGPDVHTEVPRGVQASGLRMRNRRET